In one window of Oncorhynchus keta strain PuntledgeMale-10-30-2019 unplaced genomic scaffold, Oket_V2 Un_scaffold_515_pilon_pilon, whole genome shotgun sequence DNA:
- the bdh1 gene encoding D-beta-hydroxybutyrate dehydrogenase, mitochondrial, translating into MQSDRMKVVQLDVCSEEQVNRAVDYVNTHLDDSQRGLWAVLNNAGVSTFGEVEFTTMETYRQVSEVNLWGVIRVTKALLPLIRRAKGRVVNLASMYGRMGNALRSPYCVSKYGVEAFSDCLRYEMKAWGVKVSVIEPGNFIVATGILTRDIVVTTADKLWREAPPGVQEDYGHAHFDKRMALMRSYCNSGQKDVQPVLDDITDAITSRRPFTRYNPMEPHWWIRMQVMTHLPAAISDRLYF; encoded by the exons ATGCAGTCAGATCGGATGAAGGTGGTTCAGCTGGATGTCTGCAGTGAGGAgcaggtgaacagagctgtgGACTACGTCAACACACACCTGGACGACTCACAGAGAG GTCTGTGGGCGGTGCTGAACAACGCAGGCGTGTCTACGTTTGGAGAGGTGGAGTTTACGACCATGGAGACGTACCGACAGGTGTCAGAGGTCAACCTGTGGGGTGTTATCAGGGTCACCAAGGCCCTCCTGCCCCTCATCCGTAGGGCCAAag GTCGTGTGGTCAACCTGGCCAGTATGTATGGGCGGATGGGCAATGCCCTGCGTTCTCCATACTGCGTATCTAAATATGGCGTGGAAGCGTTCTCCGACTGTCTACGTTACGAGATGAAGGCCTGGGGGGTCAAGGTCTCCGTCATCGAGCCGGGGAACTTCATTGTGGCAACGGGCATCCTGACCCGGGACATTGTGGTGACCACGGCTGATAAACTGTGGCGCGAGGCGCCCCCTGGTGTCCAGGAGGACTATGGCCACGCCCATTTCGACAAACGCATGGCTCTGATGAGGTCATACTGTAACAGCGGACAGAAAGATGTCCAGCCCGTCCTAGATGACATCACCGACGCCATCACGTCACGCCGCCCGTTCACGCGCTATAACCCCATGGAGCCTCACTGGTGGATCAGGATGCAAGTGATGACACACCTACCGGCCGCCATCTCTGACCGTCTCTACTTCTGA